In Pseudomonas sp. MM213, a genomic segment contains:
- a CDS encoding sigma-54-dependent Fis family transcriptional regulator, whose translation MHDNHLSRHAQQVLTVTQGKSHLHGPGSDPSIARSWLRCLEDYHLDPALTMAPTVLEHGRVLESRERLQQVLHIAGNEMSSLHQQLSGAGHAVLLTDARGVILNCVTAPAERKIFERAGLWLGADWSEACEGTNGIGTCLVERQSLTIHQDEHFRGRHTGLTCSASPVFDPHGELLAVLDVSSARHEVSRQSQFHTMALVNLSAKMIESCYFLRYFDNQWLLRFHLQAESVGLFSEGLLAFDGEGRISAVNQSALNLLGHVRGGLLGKPVEAFFDCSLDELLGRASVNASASWPLRARDGRALFAVLRGQPRSIPVPVVTSRVVAEPARLSGICLGDAGLQEDFRKSLRVFERDVPLLINGETGSGKEAFAKAVHQASQRAEKAFVALNCAAIPESLIESELFGYRGGSFTGARKEGMRGKLQQADGGTLFLDEIGDMPLALQTRLLRVLEDRQVVPIGGEPEAVNVRIISATHRNLLERVQDGSFREDLYYRLNGLEIALPALRDRSDKSQLLDFLLAEEAGGETVLIDEPARQALLGFAWPGNVRQLRNVLRTLAALCDGGRIGLEDLPAMIRQARPVPVVAVEPPCEHPLDDAERLALLNALEQTRWHMTHTAEQLGVSRNTLYRKLRKHGIAR comes from the coding sequence ATGCACGACAACCATTTGAGTCGCCATGCCCAGCAAGTGCTGACCGTGACCCAGGGGAAATCCCACCTGCACGGTCCCGGCAGCGATCCGTCCATTGCCCGTTCCTGGCTGCGTTGTCTTGAGGACTATCACCTCGATCCGGCCCTGACCATGGCGCCGACGGTGCTGGAGCACGGTCGTGTCCTCGAAAGCCGCGAACGCTTGCAGCAAGTGCTGCACATCGCCGGCAATGAAATGAGCAGTCTTCATCAGCAGCTGTCCGGCGCCGGTCATGCGGTGCTGCTGACGGATGCGCGCGGGGTGATCCTCAATTGTGTGACGGCACCCGCCGAGCGGAAGATTTTTGAGCGCGCCGGCCTTTGGCTCGGTGCCGACTGGAGCGAAGCCTGCGAAGGCACCAACGGCATCGGCACCTGCCTGGTGGAGCGTCAGTCGCTGACCATTCACCAGGACGAACATTTTCGTGGTCGTCACACTGGCCTGACCTGCTCGGCGAGCCCGGTGTTCGATCCGCATGGCGAACTGCTGGCGGTGCTCGACGTGTCCTCGGCGCGGCACGAGGTGTCGCGGCAAAGTCAGTTCCACACCATGGCCCTGGTCAATCTGTCGGCGAAGATGATCGAGAGCTGCTATTTCCTGCGTTACTTCGACAATCAATGGTTGCTGCGTTTTCACCTGCAGGCGGAATCCGTCGGGCTGTTCAGCGAAGGGCTGCTGGCGTTCGACGGCGAAGGTCGGATCAGCGCGGTCAACCAGAGCGCGCTGAACCTGCTGGGGCATGTTCGCGGCGGGCTGCTGGGCAAGCCGGTCGAGGCGTTTTTCGATTGTTCGCTGGATGAGTTGCTGGGCCGTGCGAGTGTGAATGCCAGCGCCAGTTGGCCGTTGCGCGCACGTGACGGGCGTGCCCTGTTTGCCGTGTTGCGCGGTCAGCCGCGCAGCATTCCGGTGCCGGTAGTGACCAGTCGGGTCGTTGCCGAACCTGCGCGCCTGTCGGGCATTTGTCTGGGCGATGCGGGTTTGCAGGAAGACTTCCGCAAATCCCTGCGCGTGTTCGAACGGGATGTGCCGCTGTTGATCAACGGCGAAACCGGGTCCGGCAAGGAGGCCTTCGCCAAAGCGGTGCATCAGGCCAGTCAGCGGGCCGAAAAAGCCTTCGTCGCGCTCAACTGCGCGGCCATCCCGGAAAGCCTGATCGAGAGCGAGTTGTTCGGCTATCGCGGCGGCAGCTTTACCGGCGCACGCAAGGAAGGCATGCGCGGCAAGTTGCAGCAGGCGGATGGCGGGACCTTGTTTCTCGATGAAATCGGCGACATGCCGCTGGCGTTGCAGACCCGGCTATTAAGAGTGCTGGAAGATCGGCAAGTGGTGCCGATTGGCGGCGAGCCGGAGGCGGTCAACGTGCGGATCATCAGCGCGACTCACCGTAATCTTCTGGAGCGGGTGCAGGACGGAAGCTTCCGCGAGGATTTGTATTACCGGCTCAATGGGTTGGAGATTGCGTTGCCGGCGTTGCGTGACCGCAGTGACAAATCGCAGTTGCTCGACTTTCTGCTGGCGGAAGAGGCGGGCGGGGAAACGGTGCTGATTGATGAGCCCGCCCGCCAGGCGTTGCTGGGTTTCGCCTGGCCCGGGAACGTGCGGCAGTTGCGTAACGTGCTGCGCACCTTGGCCGCGTTGTGTGATGGCGGGCGGATCGGGCTGGAGGATTTGCCGGCGATGATTCGACAAGCCAGGCCGGTGCCGGTTGTTGCCGTCGAACCGCCTTGCGAACATCCGCTGGATGATGCCGAGCGCCTGGCGTTGCTGAATGCGCTTGAGCAAACCCGTTGGCACATGACCCATACCGCCGAGCAGTTGGGTGTCAGCCGTAACACCCTCTATAGAAAGCTGCGTAAACACGGCATCGCCCGATAG